The following are from one region of the Salvia splendens isolate huo1 chromosome 2, SspV2, whole genome shotgun sequence genome:
- the LOC121761496 gene encoding protein FANTASTIC FOUR 3-like gives MSTIVYQQNQASIYEPHLAETTLKLRVAPPPPPPTNPEVGGWGFLQNNSQESSTMISKDFPYSHPLSKNSKLSPKSLQLCTENLGSESGSDTFSDCSSIFSASPPLSPTSDDRRAARIPPSTDKYCRKINNFPPPLTTMSGASSLQVRRRSDGGRLIIDAVEGPFRNSYLHAERSGGSLKLSFAAAARSGADEAEEEYGTVEAAETEEGEIEENGNGFESELDVEMNVLERIQRFRRCNSHGSNGLCSNWKPSTLWVATS, from the coding sequence ATGTCCACTATAGTGTATCAGCAGAATCAGGCCTCCATCTACGAGCCTCACCTCGCCGAGACCACCCTAAAGCTGAGAgtcgcgccgccgccgccgcccccaACAAACCCCGAGGTCGGAGGCTGGGGATTTCTCCAAAACAACTCTCAAGAATCATCAACCATGATCAGCAAAGACTTCCCCTACTCACACCCTTTATCCAAGAATTCCAAATTGAGCCCTAAATCCCTACAATTATGCACCGAGAATTTGGGGAGCGAATCCGGCTCCGACACCTTCTCCGACTGCAGCAGCATTTTCTCCGCCTCCCCGCCTCTCAGCCCCACCTCCGACGATCGCCGCGCCGCCAGAATTCCGCCGTCGACGGATAAATACTGCCGGAAAATCAATAATTTCCCGCCGCCGCTCACGACAATGAGCGGCGCGAGCTCGCTGCAGGTGCGCCGCCGCAGCGACGGCGGCCGCCTGATCATAGACGCGGTGGAGGGCCCCTTCAGGAACTCCTACCTCCACGCCGAGAGGAGCGGCGGCAGCCTCAAGCTCTCCTTCGCCGCCGCTGCCCGCAGCGGCGCCGACGAAGCGGAGGAGGAATACGGTACGGTGGAGGCGGCGGAGACGGAGGAGGGGGAAATTGAGGAGAACGGAAATGGATTTGAATCGGAATTGGATGTGGAAATGAATGTGTTGGAGAGAATTCAGAGATTTAGAAGGTGCAACAGCCATGGAAGCAACGGATTGTGCAGTAACTGGAAACCTTCAACTCTTTGGGTGGCAACTTCTTAA